The nucleotide sequence TGCGGTACTTTCCAAGTACCCCATTGTGGATTCGGCGGGGTACCTGCTCCCACGCAACCCCACGCTGGGTGGGGAAGATCGGGCCGTGGCCGCGATTACCGTCCAGTTACCAGGTAAAAAGCAAGTTATTTTTGCTAGCACGCATCTGGATTTGAAAGAAGAAAACCGTCTGTCGCAGGCGCAGGCACTAATCGGTCATTTTCAGGATTCCGACCTACCCATGATTCTGGGTGGCGATTTCAACGCCCTGGCTAGTAGCCCGGTCATCGATTTGTTCGACCAGCACTTCACCAGAACCTGCCGCGACGACTGCGCCCCCACGATTCCAGTCAAGAATCCTAACCGGACGATCGACTTTATCATGTTCAAGCCTCAGGCGAGTGTCAAGGTACTTTCGATGCGGGTTATTGATGAGCAATACGCCTCGGACCACCTGCCCGTGGTGGCGGAGTTGGAAATTGTGAAGTAAGGGTACCTTGGAATTTGAAGACTGAGCCTAAAAAATCAAAAATAACAGAATCCCCGGTAGTCTGGCCTTGGCCAAACCACCGGGGATTCTGTTATTTTTGATTTTCTTCACTGCCCTCACAAACAGCTCCCGCATTTAAATCAGACAAGGTACCCCTCACTCCTTCACCAGCACCTGATCCATATTCAGCAGCACGTTGGCAGCCACTGCCAGGGCGGCGCGTTGGGGGGTGGGGCGGTTGCCGTAGTGAAGCAGGCTATCGGCCTGAGCCGGGGCGTGCCGGTAGGTAGTCAAGGCTTGGTGATAAGTTTTCAAAAGTACCCGCAGATTTTGCGGACCTATGGCTTTGTGGGTGAGAAGGAGGTACCCTGCGGCCAGTTGTTGGCTAGGCGTGCGGCCCCGCTGCTGCATGGTCAAGGCCAGCTGTTCAGCCGCTTCCAGATACACCGGATCATTGAGCGTGACCAACGCTTGCAGGGGCGTATTGGTAATCAATCGGCGCGACTGGCAGAACTCCCGGCTCGGGGCATCGAACGTAATCATGGAGGGGTAGGGGGCCGTTCGTTTCCAGTACGTGTAAAGGCTACGGCGATAGCGGTTTTCGCCTTCGCTCGTGACCCACTTGTCCCCGTTGTAGGGCGACTGCCAAATGCCTTCGGGCTGCGGCGGCATTACACTGGGACCGTACATTTTGGTGGAAAGCAGGCCTACACTGGCTAGCGCCTGATCCCGTACCTGCTCGGCGCTCAGCCGCACCCGCGGTCCCCGGGATAGCCATTCGTTATGCGGATCCCGGTCCTGCCTGGCCGGATCGGACTGGGAGCTTTGCTGGTAGGTGGCCGATAGGACGATCCTTTTCAGGAGTTTTTTGACGCTCCACTGATCTTCTTCCATAAAACGCACCGCCAGCCAGTCGAGCAGTTCGCGGTGGGTAGGTTCGCTACCTTGTGAGCCAAAGTCTTCGACGGTCTCCACAATGCCCCGCCCGAACAGTTGTTCCCAAAACCGGTTGACGATGACGCGCGCCGTCAGCGGATTTTCGCGGTCGACGATCCAACGGGCCAGTCCCAGGCGGTTGCGGGGAAATCCGGCGGGCATCGATGGCATTAGTTCGGGTACCCCTGGCTGCACTTGCGCACCCTTGACCAGCCAGTTGCCCCGCTCGAAGACGTGGGTTTTCCGGGCAAAATCGCCGGTACCTTCCCACAGGATCGGCATTCCGTCGGTAGGACGGGTGATTACGGTGGCGTAGTCGGCTAACCGCTCGGCGTAGCCCGGCTGATCGCGGCCCGGCAGGGCTTTCTGGAAAGCTACCCAGGCAATACGCACCCATTCATTGGGCGATTTGGGGCTGTCCAACGAAAGAAAAATAGGGTGCTTGCCCGTGGTTTTGGTAATAGGCGCAATGAGTACGGTATCACTGACGGGTACCTTGATTCGGGAAAGTACGGGACCGGCTAAACTGTCGAGGTGGAAAGTCAGCACCGCGTTTTCGGCCTTGGTGGTGAAATTGATGAGCAGATTTTCAGCCCCCGTCAGGTCCACTGGTGGAATCCGGGCGTTGCCGTGGCCCTTTACGGCGTAGTAGGAAATCAATATGAAGGTCGATTCATCACCGGGTACGAACTGGTGCGAATTGATTTTGGGCTCCATGATTTTCATGAACCGCGTGAGCTCATCGACCTGTGCCGGATTATATTGCTGCGTCCATTCCCGCACCCGTTCCAGGCGGGCGGAATCTTCGCCCGAATAAAATTGCAGCTTGGGCCATTCGTCCCATACGTCTTCGTCGCGGGTGTTGTTGAAGAAGGCCAGGTACCGATAGTAGTCCTTGTGCGGAATGGGGTCGTAGGGGTGGCTATGGCACTGAATGCAGCCAAAAGTGGTACCCTGCCATACTTCCCAGGTCGTATTGACGCGGTCGATGAGGGCGGCGTTGCGGAATTCCTCGTCGTCGGTACCACCTTCGTTGTTGGTCATGGTGTTGCGATGGAAGCCCGTGGCGATCAGGTTTTCTTCGGCGGGCAATCCGTCTTTCTGCCGGGGTAGTAGGTCGCCCGCCAGTTGCTCGATCGTGAACTGGTCGAAGGGTTTGTCCTCGTTAAAAGACCGGATGACATAGTCGCGGTAGCGCCAGATCGATCGGCTGCCGTCACTTTCGTACCCTTTGGTATCGGCGTAGCGGGCCAAATCCATCCACATGGCGGTCCAGCGCTCACCGTAGCCGGGCGATTGGAGTAGCCGATCCACCACTTTCTCGTAGGCACCGGGCGAATTGTCTTTTTCGAAAGCCCGCACTTCCTGCTCCGTGGGCGGCAGGCCGGTCAGGTCCAGGCTCACGCGGCGAATCAGGGTACCTTTGTCTACTTTTGGGGAAGGAGAGAGGCCGTGTTCCCGCATTTTTTGCAAAACAAACGGATCGATTTCATTTTGAACCCAGCTCATCTCGTCCGTATTCAGCAAGCCATACAGATTCCCGAACGAGCGCAGCGAAGGTACCTCCGGTTTTTCAATTCGGCGGTACGACCAGTGCTTCTCCCACGTGGCACCCTGATTGATCCAGTTTTTCAGCGTAGCGATTTCATCTTTGGATAAAGGTACCCCCTTCCGGGGCATCCGCTCGTCGGGATCGTGACTCTGAATGCGTCGGATCATCTCGCTGGCGTCGGCGTCGCCCCGCACGACGGGTACCTTGCCTGATTTGCCGGGCTTCAGCATTTCTTCTTCAAAGAGAAAACTGACGTTGCCCGCTTTCTTCACCCCACCATGGCAGCCCATGCAGTGCTTGTTCAGGATGGGCTTGACATCAGCATTATAGTCGACCCGCTGGTGCCCGAACCAGTTGATTCCCAGCCAGGTCGATAGTGACGTGAGCAGGATTCCAGAACCGATGAGTAGACTGTTTTTCATAGAAAAATACCGAGTCGTTCAAAAGCGGGTTAAGTCTTTACCTTACTATTACTACGTCACAGATTTCCTTTTTTCATCTCGGCTACTGCGTGGGTAGCTGCCCGGGCGGTGAGGGCCATATACAGGATCGAGGGGCTCTGGTTTCCGGTACTGGTCATGCAGGCCCCGTCGGTCACGAACACGTTCTTTACGGTATGCAGCTGATTCCATTCGTTCAGCAGTGAGGTTTTCGGATTGCGACCCATCCGTACGCCGCCCATTTCATGGATGTCGAGACCGGGCGCCTGATGGCTGTCGTGCTGCCGGATGTCCCGCGCTCCCGCTTTTTCCAGCATTTCGGTGCTTTGCGTCAGGAAGTCTTTGATCATTTTTTCATCATTCTCATCGTAACCTACCGAAGTGACCAGCAACGGAATTCCCCACGGATCGGTTTCCGTTTTGCTCAGGCGTACCTCATTGCTGGCTTTAGGAATGGTTTCACCCTGCATGTACATGTAGGTCCGCCACGGGCCGGGATGAGATTGGGATTCCTTGAACGCCGCGCCGAAGGAGGGTACCTTGCCGTCGGCCGCACCCCGTGTGCGGTACGCTCCCAGAAAAGTGGTGAAGCCGCCCAGATAATCCGTATCCTGCCGGTGCAGGTTGCGGTAATTGACCAGAATGGGCTCGGTAGGATTACGGCCGAAATAATATTTATCCTCGAAACCGTCCATGGCGGCGCTCACAGAGGCCCGGTAGTTATGAAAGGCAATGTATTTGCCCAGCAGGCCATTGTCGTTGCCGAGTCCTTCGGGAAACCGCGACGACTTCGAGTTGAGCAGAATCAGGTTGCTATTCAGGGCGGAGGCATTCAGGAAAATAATCCGGGCGAAGTAGTCGATGGTTTCCTGCGTGTTGGTGTCGATCACGCGTACCCCCACCGCCTTGCCTTTTTGCTCGTCGTAGATAATGGAATGGACCACCGAAAAGGGTCGGATGGTAAGGTTGCCCGTAGCCTGCGCCCAGGGTAGGGTAGAGGAAACCGAACTGAAATACCCCCCGTACGGACAGCCCCGCATGCACAGATTCCGCGCCTGACAGCTGGCCCGGCCCTGCTGATGGTGGACGGGCTGGGGTTCGGTAAGTTGCGCCCAGCGGGCGTGTACCACGTGCCGGTCCTGGTAGTGGCTTTTGAGTTTTTGCTGAATGTGCGCTTCCACACAATTCAGGTCGAAAGGTTTCATGAATTCCCCGTCGGGCATGGCTTCCAGGCCATCTTTCTGTCCGCACACGCCAATGAACTTCTCGACATGCGCGTACCAGGGCGCTACGTCGGCGTAGCGGATGGGCCAGTCGAGGCCGTAGCCGAAACGGCTGGGGGCGGTGAATTCAAAGTCGCTCCAGCGCTGGCAGGCCCGACCCCAGATAATGGATTTACCCCCCACCTGATAGCCACGTATCCAGTCGAAAGGTTTTTCCTGGACGTAGGGGTGGTCGGCGTCTTTGATAAAAAAATGGGCTGTGTCGGCCCCAAAACCCGCCGCCCGGCTAATCAGCGGATTCTCTTCCAGATATTCTTTCGGCATTCGGCCCCGGTACTCAAAATCCCAGGGATTCATGGTAGCCGTGGGGTAATCCTTGATATGCTCGATGGGGCGGCCGCGTTCCAGCACCAGGGTCTTGACTCCCTGCTCGCAGAGTTCCTTGGCCGCCCAGCCGCCGCTGATGCCCGAACCAATTACGATGGCCTCGTAGGTAGTGGTATCGGTCTGCTGGTAGGCACAAACTAATTTATCGCTCATAATCTGTATGTTGTATAAAGAAGTAACGCCGCTATACGTACCCAGGTATATGGAGTCTGTCGGTTTACTCTACCTTACGCTGCTCGCCAATCACCACCACGCCTTTGCTTTTGGTGGGGTACACCAGGTCGGTCAGTACAGCCATACCGTCATTGGCGTAGATTTCTATTACGGAATTATCCACAAAAATGGCCAGTTTCAGTTCGCCATTTTGGGGCATGACGGTCATAGATTCCACACTGGAAAACTTTTCGTGGAAAGCCACCTTTCCCGATTTTGTCCGGTCGAAGGTCATCTTGCCCGTGGCTATCTCGTAGGATAGCAGGCTGGTTTCGGTTTCGTTATCCAGCAGTTTTATTTCAAAATCCTTAGCTTCGGCCAATTCGACGGTTAGGTCCACCCGGTAGGAATTTCCATCCAGCTTCATGATGACCCCGGCGGCCAGGTCGCTAGCCTTCATGGTGAGGGTGCGGACGGGAAGCTTGTCTTTGAAAATGGGTCTTTGCCGTAGCCGGTACACGCCATCTTGCTGATAAAGGGAAAGCGCCCGGGGCAATGAAAACATACCGCGGAAGCCCTCGGTAGGGATTTTATTGGCATAGGCCCAGTTGTTAACCCAACCCATCATGATGGGTTGCGGCTGCGTGGGGGGTAGGTTGTGGAAGGGGATAGCGGCGTAAAAATCTTTACCCAGATCCACCCGGAAAACCTCCTTTTGTTTCTGGGGCGTAAATTTTTTTCCATCAAAATCACCTACGAAGTACTGCATTCCTGTAAAGGCGGTGTCTTCGGCAGCACTCGAAATCATCATCACCCACTTTTCCGGAAGGGTGTCTTCGACGGGTACCTTGAAAAGTGAGGGGCATTCCCAGATCTTAGCCATGTCGCCCATTTTACCGAATTCACTGAGCAGCTTCCATTCTTTCAGGTCGGTCGATTCGTAGATTTGCACGCTGTACTCATGCGGCTTGGCTACTACCATTTTCCATTTGTCCTCGTACCTGAAAACGTTCGGATCACGAAAATCCTTCATGCCGATGTCCAGCACCGGGTTCTTACCGTAGTAGGTCCAGGTACGTCCCTTGTCGGCGCTGTAGGCCAGGCTCTGGTGTTGGGCCAGGCCCTCCTCACCCTTGTACACGTGCGAAGTATAAATCGCCACCATACCTTTCCGGAAGCCTGGCGCGAAGAAGCCCGACGTATTGAGGCTATCCACTACCACGCAGCCCGAGAAAATCATGGTTTCGGTACTATCGGCGTTCGAGTATTCTTTCAGCGCTACGGGTAGTTCTTCCCAGGTTTTCAGATCCTGACTCACGGCGTGCCCCCAGCTCATGTGGCCCCAGGTGTCGCCATAAGGATTGTATTGGTAGAACAGATGGTACTCCCCGTCGAGGTATACCAGGCCGTTGGGGTCATTGACCCAATTTTTGGCCGGGGCATAGTGATACGCCGGACGGTAGTCGGCGGGTTCAGTGCTTGTGGATTCATCGTCGGAAGAACCGCAGGCGATCAGGAGCCCGCCCAAGAACAGGAAAGCGATTAGTTGGTACATACCAGGTAAGCGCAAGGAATTATCAGGATGTAGGAACATAGGAAAAACGGAGCATGAATTTCTCTCTTTTTATAATCTAACATCAACAATCCGGGTTCTGGTCTAACCGTAATGCCGACCAGCCAGCTTCTATTGGCTCACCCGGCGGGAGCCCCCCATCAGCGACCGGATTTCGTCCCCGGTAATGCGTGGCGTGGCACCCTGGCGGGAAGCTACCAAAGAGCCCGTAGCGCAGGCAAATTCCAGACTTTCGGCCGGAGGGTCGTTATGAAGCAAGCCTTTGATTAAGGCGGCCAGAAACGAATCTCCGCTGCCAATGGTATCGCTCACCTGTACGGCAAATCCCCGGCTTTCGTAGAATGCGCCGTCTTTCCAGAGGATCGCCCCGCTCCCGCCCCGGGTCACGCAGATGGTAGGTACATCGAAACGCTCCGACAGGCGTTGAATGGCCGAACGCTCGTCGGTAAGGGTACCCTGCCAGGCAGTAATTAGGGCCAGCTCATGAGCATTCATCTTTACCATATCGGCTTGCTGAAGCAGGTACTCCACGGTTTCCTGGGTATAGTAAGGCTCCCGGAAATTTACATCGAATATCTTGAAAGTCGCTTTTTCCAGAAGTCGGTGCAGCGTCTCGCGTGTGCCCGGATTCCGGGCAGCCAATGAGCCAAACACGAAGCCATCGCTCCGTTCCACGGCCCGAACGGCTTCCTCTTCCAGTTGGATATAGTCCCAGGCGACGGGCTGCACAATTTTGTAGGTTACCTCATTTGCATCGTCCATATTGACCTTCACGACCCCGGTGAGGTGGTTGGTGCCACGCTGAACCAGAGAGACATCCAGGCCGGCCTTTTGCATGAATTCGATCAATTCGTCGCCCAGGTCGTCGCTGCCGACCCGGCTGATCAGGGCCGTGTTCAGGCCGAAGTTTTTGAGGTGAAACGCCACGTTCATGGGCGCACCGCCGGGCATTTTTCCCGTAGGTAGCATGTCCCACAGCACTTCTCCGAAGCAGATTATGTTTTTCGGGCTCATAGTCAATTCATTTTAAGCGGCCACCACCTTTTCCTCGATGCCTTCCAGGGAGGTACCTTTGGTTTCGGGCATCATGCGCCAGACGAACAGCAATTGCAGTACCATCATCCCAGCAAAAAAGGAAAAGGTAGGTCCGCCGCCGAAGGTCTGGGCGATGTAGGGAAAAATGAACGAAATAATGGCGGCGGCGATCCAGTGCGTAAAGCTACCCAGCGACTGCCCGTAGGCCCGGATATCGTTGGGGAAAATCTCGGAAATAAAGACCCAGATCACGGCTCCCTGCGACAGGGCGAAAAAGGCAATGTAGATGAACAGGTAAATGGGTACCTGCGCGCCGCCCAGGTTTTCGCTGAAAAAAGCGTTGGCCACCAGTACCAGCGCCGCAATGACGCCCAGGGTACCTACGTACATCAGAAATTTCCGGCCAAACTTGTCGATCAGCGACAGCCCCAGCAAGGTAGCCAGCAGGTTGACGAGCCCGATACCCGCCGAGGAGAGCAGCGCCGATTCTTTCCCCAACCCGGCCATCTCGAACACGCGCGGTGCGTAGTAGATGATAGCGTTGATACCCGACAATTGGTTGAACAGCGCGAACAGCACAGCCAGCCGGACGGGCGTTTTATACAGCGGCTTGAATAAATCTTTATAGCTACCCGTGGTGGACTGATGTTGACTTTTCAGAATGGCGACCACGACCCGCTCGGCTTCTTCCGAATCGCTCACGTTGAGAATTTCCCGCGCTTCGTGGATTTTATTCCGTTTCAAGATCAGCCAGCGCGGGCTTTCGGGTATGAAAAAGAGCGTGACCATGAAGAGTAGCGCCGGAATCGCCTCTACACCCAGCATCCACCGCCAGGCGTTTTCGCCGATGCCTTCTAGGGCGTAGTTGGAAAGATAAGACACCAGGATGCCCAGCACGATATTGAACTGAAACAACGCTACCAGCCGTCCCCGCCGCGAGGGAGGTGCGATCTCGGAAATGTACATGGGTGCCACTACCGACGAGATACCTACCCCTACTCCGCCGATAAACCGGAAGATCAAAAACATGAACCAGCCCGTGGCCAGGCCGGAGCCCAATGCCGATACCAAATACAGAACGGCTACGATCAGCAGGCTGATTTTGCGGCCATACTTATCGGCCGGTACCCCCCCGTACAAGGCACCAATCACCGTGCCGATGAGGGCAATGGACACGGTCAGGCCGTGTTCGAAAGCGCTGGAATTCCAGAGGATTTGCAGGGTTTGCTCGGCGCCGGAAATCACCGCCGTGTCGAAGCCGAAGAGAAAGCCGCCCAAAGCAGCGGAAATGGACCAAAGGAAAATCTTACCAGCGTTGCTCATGGGCGAAAGAGTCAGGGTTAATAGGAGGAATCAAAGTTGCAGTTAAATTTTGGCAATCCAAAACGGTAAACCGCGGGGTACTACCGCTTGAGGTCAGTGGGGGTAAAAGCACTACATTCCTCTCTTTTAACCACGTAAATCCGCAACTTCAACCTAGGAAACCCTATGAAGCAGATTATCGTCATTGGCAGTTCCAATACAGACATGGTGGTGAAGGCCGCCAAACTGCCCGGCCCCGGCGAGACAATCCTCGGGGGTACCTTCCTGATGAATCCGGGCGGCAAGGGTGCCAACCAAGCCATGGCGGCCCAACGGCTGGGAGAGAGCAAAGTGATTTTTATTGCAAAAATAGGTAGCGATGTGTTTGGCCAGGAAGCGATTGACGGTTTCAAACGGGCGGGCATGGATACGCGCTTCGTTCTGAAAGACGGAACCGCACCATCGGGGATAGCCCTCATTAGCGTGGACGAGCAGGGTGAAAACGCCATCATGGTGGCTCCCGGGGCCAATGCCAACCTGTCGGCGGTGGAAGTGGCCGTGGCATTGGATGCCTGTCCTGAAGCAGAACTGGTGTTGCTACAACTGGAAATCCCGCTGGATACGGTGGAAAGGAGCGTAGTGGCCTGCGCCCAAAAAGGGATAAGAGTAATCTTGAACCCCGCTCCCGCCCGCAACCTGAGCGATGAAATCCTGAAACACCTGTATCTCATTACGCCCAACGAAACCGAAGCCGAACTCCTCACGGGCGTGACGGTCACCGACCTCGACTCCGCCCGACGGGCGGCCCGTATCCTGCACGACGAAAAAGGTGTCGGGAACGTCATTATCACACTCGGTGCGAAAGGTGCCTTTTTCTACAATACTTCCCTCGAATTGCTGGTTCCGGCACCGGCGGTCGCGGCGGTGGATACTACGGCGGCGGGTGATGTGTTCAATGGTGCGCTGGTGGTGGCTCTATCCGAAGCAATGCCCCTGCCCGACGCCCTCGCGTTTGCCTGCCAGGCGGCTGCCCTATCAGTAACGCGGCTGGGGGCACAGTCGTCCATCCCGTCGCGTGCGGAAGTGAATGCCGCTCTGGGGTAAGGTGATTAGTATAGAAGAAAATAGTACAGAAGTACCTGAGATAGTTAATTAGTAAAAAAAATCATGAGTAACTCATAATCAGTGATTAAAATACACAAAAAGGCCAATTTGTCTTCAACAATTCAACAACCCTTACCCTCATGTTCATCATAGAAAACTACTCCGTTGCTGTCTTCTTTTGTATTATCACCATGCTATGTTGGGGTTCGTGGGCCAACACGCAGAAGCTGGCGGCCAGTTCGTGGCGGTTCGAGCTGTTCTATTGGGATTACGTCATCGGTATCGTGCTGGTAGCGTTGCTCTTTGCTTTCACCCTGGGCAGTCAGGGCGCGGGCGGGCGCAGCTTCCTGGCTGATCTCGAACAAGCCTCGGCGGCCAACCTGGGGTCGGCGGTGCTGGGCGGAATTATTTTCAACGCGGCCAACATCCTGCTGGTGGCGGCCATTGCCATCGCGGGCATGTCGGTGGCATTTCCGGTGGGCATCGGGCTGGCGCTGGTGATTGGCGTAATCGTCAACTACCTCGACAATCCCGTCGGGGATGCGACCCTGCTGTTTTTGGGTGTAAGTTTGGTTGTGGCGGCCATCTTGCTCAATGCCTATGCCTACCGGGCTACTTCCCGGCAGCGGCAGGGGGTATCGACCCGGGGCTTGCTGCTTTCGGTGATCGCCGGGGTACTTATGGGCTATTTTTACAAATACGTGGCGGCCTCCATGTATGCCGATTTCACCCTACCCGAAGCGGGCAAACTGGGCCCGTATACGGCAGTGGTACTGTTCTCGCTGGGTATTTTGCTGAGCAATATCGTGTTCAACTCACTACTGATGATGCGGCCCTTCGAAGGTAGTCCGGTGCATTATGCCGACTATTTTGGGGGCAGCGGCAAAAACCACCTAATGGGCATTCTGGGCGGGGCGATCTGGTGCGTTGGTATGGCGTTCAGCATCATCGCTTCGGGCAAAGCCGGACCGGCCATTTCGTACGGTCTGGGTCAGGGGGCGACGGTCATTGCGGCGTTATGGGGTATCTATATCTGGAAAGAATTCAAGGGGGTACCCCGCTCCACCACACTGATTCTGAACGGCATGCTCCTGTGCTATATCGTGGGGTTGGGTCTGATCATCGCGGCCCGGTAATGGATAGAGCGTGTTTTTTACATTAATATTGGGTAATATCGTTGAATTTTGACCTACAAGTAAAGGGTACCCTCCTGTATCCACACGCGTATAATGATTCCTGTATACCTAACCATCAAAGGTTTATATTCCTACCGGCAAACCCAGGAGATTGATTTCTCCCGACTGACCGAAACGGCCCTCTTCGGCATTTTTGGCAAGGTAGGCAGTGGTAAGTCCTCGATTCTGGAAGCTATCACCTTTGCGCTCTACGGCGAGACCGACCGCCTCAACAAATCGGGCGACGACCGCAATTACAACATGATGAACCTGCGCTCGGATGAATTGATGATCGACTACATATGCCTGGCGGGCCAAGAGGGCCACAAGTACCGCTTTACAGTGAAAGGGCGGCGCAACAGCAAGCGGTTCGATGATGTCAAGACGTTTGAGCGCCGGGCTTACCGGTGGATGGATGAACTGGACGACTGGGCACCCATCGAAACCGACCAGGTCGCGGAAAAAATCATTGGCCTGAGTTACGAAAACTTCAAGCGTACCATCATCATTCCGCAGGGCAAGTTCCAGGATTTTCTCGACCTGCCGCAGGCGCAACGTACCCGGATGATGAACGAGATTTTTCAGCTGGAACGCTACGACCTGGCCGCAAAAGTAAAAATCCTGAAAATCCGCAACGACACGCTGTTAGAGAATCTGGCGGGCAAGCTCACCCAACTCGGACAAACTACCCCCGAACTACTCGAACAGTCGCGGCAGGGGCTGAAAAATACACAGGCGTTAATTAAACTCACCGATAATGAGCTGAAAGTCCTGACCGCCGACGAAAAGCAGCTCGAAACCCTGCGCCAGCTTTTTGTGGATAAGCAAAATGCCGAACAGAAAATAACGGCACTCGCTACCCAGGAGGCCGATTTCATGGCGCGTGCCGCGCGACTCGACCGGTACCTCTCGTGTCGCAATACCTTCAAGCTGGTGCTGGAGCAGAAGAAAATTCAGGAAACTGCTCTGGCGCGAGACCAGGGTACCTTGCGGGAAAAAGAAAAATCGATGGCGGAGGTCCAACAGCGCATCGCGGACGAGCGCAAAAAACTCGCTGAAATCCTGCCGCAGTATGAGCAGCGGGACGCGCTGAAAAAGGAAACGGAAGAACTGGGCCTGGTGCTGACTTTGGCGCAGTCGAAGGAGGAGCGGGCCAAGCTGGAAGACGACCAGAAGCGTGGCAGAATAGCCTTTGTGCAAAAAAAGGATATCATCGGCCAACTGACACAGCAGAAAGGCGAGTTGGAAACAACCCTGGATAAGGCGAAATCAGGACGGGTGGATTTGGAGGTGGTTACGAAAGTGGCGGAGTGGTTTTCGACCAAAAATGCCATCCTGGCTACCAAAGAATCAGTGAAAAAAGATGCCAAAGCCGTAGCCGACGACGAGGAAAAACTCGAAAAGAGCAAGGCCGACCTCCTGCTCGCAGCGCCTTTCGACGCGCTTTTTGGTCCCGAGGATGCGGCCACGCCGCCCGTCCGGCTGCGTGAGCGGATCGATGAGGAGAAGCAGAGGCTAGTGGGCCAGCATGCCGAATTGGAAAAGGACATCCTGCACCTGAAAACCCAGCGCGAACTCCGCAAGTACGCCCACGACCTACAGCCCGGTGAGCCTTGTCCGCTCTGTGGATCGTTGCATCATCCGCAGGTGATGGGCGGTGCAAGTGTTCTGGAAAACGAATTGATGGCCTTCGAGCAAAAGCAAAAAAAGCTGCGAGAAACGGAAATTGCCTACGACCAGCTCAAAAACCAGCTCAGCGTTCTGGAAAAAGAGTTTGCACTTTATGAAAGGCAAAAGAAGGTTATCCGGGAAAAGTGGGAGGAAAACAAAGCCGCGCTGGCGCGACAGGATGCGGCGTTCACATGGCCGGATTTTTCTAAAGACGACGAGGAAAAAGTACAGGAGGCTTTTCAAAAAGACCGGCAGCAGCAGGGGGAGATCAAGCAGCTGGAAGCCACCTATCGCCAGAAAGAACGCGAATTGAACGAAGCGCGCGATCTGCTGGATAACAAGATCAGGCCCGCGCTGGAAACGATCGAGCAAAAATTGGCCGCCAAAATGGCCGAAACCGAGGGCTATCAGAAACAGATAATCCGGCTGGATGTGGCGGAGTTTGCCAACCAAACGGCGGAGCAGATCAGGTACCGCATCCACGCCCAAAACACGGCCTACAACAAATTGACCGAAGCTTACGAGCAACTGACCCAAAAAATTCAGGCGCTCACGGATCAGCAAAATATTCTTTCGGGCGAAATCACATCGCTTAAAACCAATACCGGGCAGCAGGCTGAAGCGCTGCGGGAATTGAATGAAAATCTGGCCAAAGACATCGCCGCCTCCGACTTTGCCGATGAAAGCGAGGTACTCGCCATGTTACAATCGGAACTGAACGTAGCCACCGAACAGCAGGAAATTGAAACGTACCGGCTGACGCTGAACACTGCCCGGGCGGCGTTAAAAACATTGGAGGAAAAAACGGCGGGGCTACGGTACGATACCGGAATCCACGAAAAGGTACGGGCCGACCTGGAAACCCAAACCATCCGGATCAATGAACTGCGCAAGGAAGAG is from Salmonirosea aquatica and encodes:
- a CDS encoding SbcC/MukB-like Walker B domain-containing protein produces the protein MIPVYLTIKGLYSYRQTQEIDFSRLTETALFGIFGKVGSGKSSILEAITFALYGETDRLNKSGDDRNYNMMNLRSDELMIDYICLAGQEGHKYRFTVKGRRNSKRFDDVKTFERRAYRWMDELDDWAPIETDQVAEKIIGLSYENFKRTIIIPQGKFQDFLDLPQAQRTRMMNEIFQLERYDLAAKVKILKIRNDTLLENLAGKLTQLGQTTPELLEQSRQGLKNTQALIKLTDNELKVLTADEKQLETLRQLFVDKQNAEQKITALATQEADFMARAARLDRYLSCRNTFKLVLEQKKIQETALARDQGTLREKEKSMAEVQQRIADERKKLAEILPQYEQRDALKKETEELGLVLTLAQSKEERAKLEDDQKRGRIAFVQKKDIIGQLTQQKGELETTLDKAKSGRVDLEVVTKVAEWFSTKNAILATKESVKKDAKAVADDEEKLEKSKADLLLAAPFDALFGPEDAATPPVRLRERIDEEKQRLVGQHAELEKDILHLKTQRELRKYAHDLQPGEPCPLCGSLHHPQVMGGASVLENELMAFEQKQKKLRETEIAYDQLKNQLSVLEKEFALYERQKKVIREKWEENKAALARQDAAFTWPDFSKDDEEKVQEAFQKDRQQQGEIKQLEATYRQKERELNEARDLLDNKIRPALETIEQKLAAKMAETEGYQKQIIRLDVAEFANQTAEQIRYRIHAQNTAYNKLTEAYEQLTQKIQALTDQQNILSGEITSLKTNTGQQAEALRELNENLAKDIAASDFADESEVLAMLQSELNVATEQQEIETYRLTLNTARAALKTLEEKTAGLRYDTGIHEKVRADLETQTIRINELRKEEGGLTNQVKKQEEDLAAQVDLRKEQEKLDIRGKDIETLSKLFKASGFVSYVSAMHLQNLCNQANARFHKMTRHQLQLELYEPRPAEYDFQVRDLLNEGRTRAVKTLSGGQKFQVALALALALADQIHAQSHAMHNFFFLDEGFGSLDKDSLGEVFETLQSLRRENRIVGVISHVEDLQQEIQNHLKIELTEAGSLVIPNY